The following is a genomic window from Sporocytophaga myxococcoides DSM 11118.
TTTCCATAATTGATTTATATATCCACCATCACCGTCAACTGTGAAATATAGGACATTGTCTGAAGCTATCTGCTCCCTGACCTGATTCTGAGTTCCGAATGATGTTAATTTGAGGGTAGATTCGGGTGTTCCATTTGTTTTCCAAAGATTACCATCTTCGAAAAGAACGGTGGAGTTTATTTTAAAGCATTGTCCTGAAACTCCCAAATTGGCAAGCTTTTGAGGCTGAGCCATTGTAATATGAATTGTCCCAAAGAATAAAGTGAATAAAAGTAGTTTTTTAATCATAGCTGGTTTGTTTAGGTTGAATCAATAAAACTTAATGAGGAGATGTGTTGTATTTCCAAACATGGATTATTAAGCGTCTCCATGAATGAAACTAAGCCCATCTCTTTTTTTAAATAAATTATTGCTAATGATATTTTAACTGGGGTTACACTTGAATGTTTAAACGTTAAAGGATTGATCATACCCGTCCTGTTGAAATGGGACCCAGATAATTTTTTCTGTGGAGGCACGATCTTGTAAAGCATGCCCTCTCTCTCCCAAGCTCAACAAGTCTCAATAAAAATTAAACAATTTAACCAGCACCTTTTTGGATATTTTGGATATTAAAAATCTTATCTCGGACACACTGAAATATCAATTGCAACATAATTATCTCCTTCTCTTGTCCCGGTATAAGCTCCCCTTAATTCCAGGCCATGTACACCTTCAATCAGGGTAGGTCAAGTAGAAATTTGGCAAATATTATGTAGAGTGATTAGGAAAGAATATATTCACAGGCCGAAAAAGGACATTCTCTAAAACAGACCTTTTTCCATTCTTTATTAACGGTTTTAATGCAAACACTTCAACAATTACAATCAGGTCAACTTCACGGATCCAAAAGCATCAAACTTTCTTGTGGTCTTTCAGAATTCCCTTCCGAAATATTCGAACTAGCTGATACGCTGGAGATACTTGACCTATCAGGTAACAAGCTCTCAAGTTTACCAGCTGATTTTGGTCGCTTGAAAAATCTAAAGATTGCGTTCTTTTCTGACAACCTCTTTACCACATATCCAACAGTTTTACCCCATTGTCCAAATTTGGAAATGGTCGGTTTTAAAGCCAACCAGATTGTTAACATTCCTGCAGAAGCACTTTCACCCCATTTGCGCTGGCTGATCCTGACGAATAATAAAATAGAGTCTATTCCAGCTTCTATTGGGCTATGTACTCGTTTGCAGAAATGCATGTTGGCAGGCAACCGATTGAAAGAATTGCCTATCGAAATGGCTCATTGTAAGAATATTGAACTACTTCGTATTTCGGCTAACCGTTTTGAAGCATTGCCTTCATGGTTACTTAGCTTGCCAAAACTATCATGGCTCGCTATTGCAGGCAATCCATTCTGCCAGGAAAGTCAACGAGAAGATCATCTGGCCGAAATCGCCTGGGAAGACCTAGAAATAAAAGAACAACTGGGTGAGGGAGCTTCGGGTAACATCTCGCAAGCTGTTTGGCAAAAACAGCCTCCCTTGGAAGTAGCGGTAAAAATATTCAAAGGCGAAGTAACCAGCGATGGCCTGCCTTCGGACGAGATGAAGGCGACTATAGCAGCAGGTACACATCCGAATTTGGTACAGATATTGGGCAAAATAAACCATCATCCCGAACTAAAACAGGGTTTGGTGCTGAGGCTCATTCCTTCCCACTATACCAACCTTGCCGGGCCTCCAAGCTATGAATCCTGTACCAGAGATAATTATACCGAAGGAACAAGTTTTACAGTAAATGCACTGGTGAATATTGCTGCTGGTATGGCTTCTGTTTGCACCCATCTTCATGCCCGAGGTCTGATGCATGGGGACTTCTATGCCCACAATATATTGATAGACCACGAAGCCCACGCCCTTTTGGGTGACTTTGGTGCAGGAGTTTTATACGACATTAGCTCTGAAGTAGCACCCGCATTGGAACGTCTGGAAGTAAGAGCTTATGGCTGTTTGCTGGAAGATTTATTGAATCATATCACTTCTACTGATGTTGATTTGCCAATAGTCAAGAACTTTACACAGCTAAAAAACGAGTGCATGCAAGCAGAGGTGATGAACAGGCCAGGTTTTGATGAAATTAGTAAAAGGATACAAGCAATGGTACCAATATCTAACTAGCCATCCATTAAAAAAGAAGTTGATATATGGATAAATCTGAAAAAGATCTACTCACATACCAACTTCAATATAATAATATTAGAAACTTTAATTTGTCTTATAAAATTTAAACTGACACAGTTTAAATTACACTCCTGCTTTATTTAACAACAAGTTTGTCTGTATAGCTACCATCTTCAGTAAATATCTGTAATATATATATACCTGGCGCAAGGGTTGATATATCTGCCATGTTATTGTCTTGTAACGTTAGCTTGTTGTTAACACCCATTCCATTTACAGCAAATATCTCTTTTACATTAGCACCTGAGTTAATTTCTATAAATCCAGATTCAGCAGGGTTTGGTGAAACAGTTACTGTTTTAACAGCATTCAGATTGCCTGTTTCAACCTCATCTGCAGATCTGAAGAAATTATGTCCCTGGAAGTATTGCCCATTGAATTGATCAAAACCGTATGCTACAGCTCCACCTGCCTCATCGTTTGATGAAGTAAAACATGGATCAACAAGATCCGGCCAGTCATAACCAAATGCACCAGCAGCCACTACGTTGTTTGAAAGGTCGACAGACCAGCCCATTCTTGCTCCCGCCTGGGTTAGTCCTGCAGCAGACCTGCGAACCCATGGACTTGCAGAAGTACCGGCTCTTTCAAGTTGTACTACTCTTCCACCATCTACAAACTGGCCGTAAACCGCTTTAGTGCCTTCAATGGCTACATCCAATATATCACCAGATGACTGGATCACCTGGTCATCCTGCCAGCCTCCGCTCACTAGTTTTATAAGGTGAACAACATTACCCACTGTACCAATGATTGCTCTGTCATTGGATATGTCCACAGTTGTTCCATACCTGCCGTCCTGAATACCAAATCCTCCGGCAATTCCGCTATTCAATGTCCAGTTGTTTCCTCCTGTGTTATGATAGATGTTGACAGAACCATTAGTACCTTGCGATGTCGGAAAGTCATTAGGTGCACCCACGATTATTTTCGTTTCATCATTGCTTATTGCAACAGAAGCCCCAAACCCACTTTCCAGGCCATTGTTAGGCGCAACAAGAGTAGATACATGGTTCCAGTTACCATTCACCAGTTTGTATATAAAAACAGCACCGCAATCAATTCCATTGACGTTTGCTCTTTTCGCACCAACTACAAGAGTATTTCTGCCCAATGCAACCGCGCCTCCGAAGTTGTTTGCAGCTCCAGGGGTGATGTTGGCATTCGTTGGCATTTTTAGTTTCTTGAAAACTGATGAACTGAACTCCCCCGTGTTGTCTTTCTTTACAAGCAATACTGCGCCGGTAGTGCTGTCATTTGACGCACCAATTGCAAGCCATTCAGCCGCTACGGCTACCGATTGTCCTAATTTGGAGCCAATTTCAAAATTGTGTACAAAAACAGAAGTACCTTCATATTTTCTGATTACTTGGCCATCTTTGTACAAGACTGCTCCACCTGTCATCTGAAATCTCCCCTGACAATCAGTTGCAGGATTTTTGTCGTCATCCGGTGCACCTACAAGAATGTAGTTGTCAAACTTTGAAATAGAAGCACCAAAGTTATCACCAGCACTCAGCGAGGAATGCTTTGGAAGTATAAAGTTATCAGCAACTCCTTGTGCCGATGCAGTGCCAGCAATACTTGCAAGAAGTATTGCTGTAGTTAAGATGTTTTTTTTCATTATTATAGGTTGATTTTTTTATAAATGTATTAAGCGTCGGATTAGAATAATTAATCATTTTAAGAACACATCTTATTGCTTAATAAAAGAGTCGTATGAAATGAGATGTGCTACCCTGGCAATAAAGAATCATCGAAATGCAGCTGGCACGCGCTTATAGCGCGTGCCAGCTGCATTTCGATGCAAGGACAAATGTCTATTAATTTGTAAATTTGCATACAAAAAAGTGTTCTGTATAAACTGCCGAAGCCATGTTTATAAAGAGCATACAAAAATCAGTTTCTAACAACTGGATGATTTTGCCTTAGTTTCAGTGGAAGTATTGCATTCACATGAATCTCCTATTTATAATCTTATCTCGAACACACTGATAATATCAATTGCGTCATAATTATCTCATTCTCTTGTACCGGATTTTAAAAGAATATATATAGTATTCTTAGAGCAAATACAATATTCAAAATTTATTAACTAGGAAAATAGAATTCCTATATAGGGAAAGAGAATTCTTACATAGGAAAAGAGGATTCCAACATAGGAAAAGAAGATTCCTACGTAGCAAAAGAAAATTTCTACATAGCAAAAGAGATTTCCTACATAGCAAAAGAGATTTCCTACATAGGAGAAGAGGATTCCTACATAGGAAAAGAGGATTCCTATATAGGAAAAGAGG
Proteins encoded in this region:
- a CDS encoding T9SS type A sorting domain-containing protein, which gives rise to MKKNILTTAILLASIAGTASAQGVADNFILPKHSSLSAGDNFGASISKFDNYILVGAPDDDKNPATDCQGRFQMTGGAVLYKDGQVIRKYEGTSVFVHNFEIGSKLGQSVAVAAEWLAIGASNDSTTGAVLLVKKDNTGEFSSSVFKKLKMPTNANITPGAANNFGGAVALGRNTLVVGAKRANVNGIDCGAVFIYKLVNGNWNHVSTLVAPNNGLESGFGASVAISNDETKIIVGAPNDFPTSQGTNGSVNIYHNTGGNNWTLNSGIAGGFGIQDGRYGTTVDISNDRAIIGTVGNVVHLIKLVSGGWQDDQVIQSSGDILDVAIEGTKAVYGQFVDGGRVVQLERAGTSASPWVRRSAAGLTQAGARMGWSVDLSNNVVAAGAFGYDWPDLVDPCFTSSNDEAGGAVAYGFDQFNGQYFQGHNFFRSADEVETGNLNAVKTVTVSPNPAESGFIEINSGANVKEIFAVNGMGVNNKLTLQDNNMADISTLAPGIYILQIFTEDGSYTDKLVVK
- a CDS encoding leucine-rich repeat-containing protein kinase family protein → MQTLQQLQSGQLHGSKSIKLSCGLSEFPSEIFELADTLEILDLSGNKLSSLPADFGRLKNLKIAFFSDNLFTTYPTVLPHCPNLEMVGFKANQIVNIPAEALSPHLRWLILTNNKIESIPASIGLCTRLQKCMLAGNRLKELPIEMAHCKNIELLRISANRFEALPSWLLSLPKLSWLAIAGNPFCQESQREDHLAEIAWEDLEIKEQLGEGASGNISQAVWQKQPPLEVAVKIFKGEVTSDGLPSDEMKATIAAGTHPNLVQILGKINHHPELKQGLVLRLIPSHYTNLAGPPSYESCTRDNYTEGTSFTVNALVNIAAGMASVCTHLHARGLMHGDFYAHNILIDHEAHALLGDFGAGVLYDISSEVAPALERLEVRAYGCLLEDLLNHITSTDVDLPIVKNFTQLKNECMQAEVMNRPGFDEISKRIQAMVPISN